A stretch of Saccharothrix texasensis DNA encodes these proteins:
- a CDS encoding RICIN domain-containing protein: MEKFTHGSRTNADQLVVRAVLYRSLRRAFGESGIPWDSCHREDRGDGVFVLVPPEVPKTLVVERLPGALARALAEHGEVAGRAGERVRVRMAVHAGEVHPDRHGFTSASINLAFRLVDAPQLKSALARSPGVLALVLSSWCYDEVAWHSRVVDPRTFRRVDVVVKDTAATAWIARPDHPYPPARAGRPAWRGRAAVVLASLIALSTTAAADRPGARGDTVTGLGDAFPGDREFLAHVVNLATGKCLARNGAYTHPDDSEKDGEDIYQWECADSHNPGHFVVLAPVAGGDWEIRSSVRADLCLAADDEPETDQHFRACRPGDDRQRWGVRRIRGRAPDAVVVENRGAGGCLAHQGGRPDVHIQVFRRDCRPFGQDEVGWSIRPYAMPGRRSCGEPWRGPVRNNGTGRRLADGTGTASTAPAVSIVAVDESAHGCRVSISGTPGTWVLESLTGEDWVRVHAARDLSACLAAVDGGVAARRCDGSRSQQWELG; this comes from the coding sequence GTGGAAAAGTTCACCCACGGCAGCCGCACAAATGCGGACCAACTGGTGGTCCGGGCCGTTCTCTACCGATCGCTGCGCCGGGCGTTCGGCGAATCCGGCATTCCCTGGGACTCGTGCCACCGGGAGGACCGCGGCGACGGCGTCTTCGTCCTGGTGCCGCCGGAGGTGCCGAAGACCCTGGTGGTGGAGCGGCTGCCGGGCGCGTTGGCGCGGGCGCTGGCCGAGCACGGCGAGGTCGCCGGGCGGGCCGGGGAACGGGTGCGGGTCCGCATGGCGGTGCACGCGGGCGAGGTCCACCCGGACCGGCACGGCTTCACCTCCGCGTCGATCAACCTGGCGTTCCGCCTGGTCGACGCGCCGCAGCTCAAGAGCGCCCTGGCGCGGTCGCCCGGTGTGCTGGCGCTCGTGCTGTCGTCGTGGTGCTACGACGAGGTGGCGTGGCACAGCCGGGTGGTCGACCCGCGCACGTTCCGGCGGGTCGACGTGGTGGTGAAGGACACCGCCGCCACCGCGTGGATCGCCCGGCCGGACCACCCCTACCCGCCCGCACGGGCCGGGAGGCCGGCGTGGCGCGGACGCGCGGCGGTGGTCCTCGCCTCGCTGATCGCGTTGTCGACGACGGCGGCGGCGGACCGCCCCGGCGCCCGGGGCGACACGGTCACCGGTCTCGGCGACGCATTTCCCGGTGACCGGGAATTCCTCGCCCACGTGGTCAACCTGGCGACCGGGAAATGCCTCGCCAGGAACGGCGCCTACACCCACCCGGACGATTCGGAGAAAGACGGCGAGGACATCTACCAATGGGAGTGCGCCGACTCGCACAACCCCGGCCACTTCGTGGTCCTGGCGCCGGTGGCGGGAGGCGACTGGGAGATCCGCAGCAGCGTGCGGGCGGACCTGTGCCTGGCGGCCGACGACGAGCCGGAGACCGACCAGCACTTCCGCGCCTGCCGTCCGGGTGACGACCGCCAGCGGTGGGGGGTGCGGCGGATCCGCGGGCGGGCGCCGGACGCGGTGGTGGTCGAGAACCGGGGCGCGGGCGGGTGCCTCGCCCACCAGGGCGGCCGGCCGGACGTGCACATCCAGGTGTTCCGGCGCGACTGCCGCCCGTTCGGGCAGGACGAGGTCGGCTGGTCGATCCGGCCGTACGCGATGCCGGGGCGCCGGTCGTGCGGCGAGCCGTGGCGCGGTCCGGTGCGGAACAACGGGACCGGGCGGCGCCTGGCGGACGGGACCGGGACGGCGTCGACGGCTCCCGCCGTGTCGATCGTCGCGGTCGACGAGTCCGCGCACGGCTGCCGGGTGTCGATCTCCGGCACGCCCGGCACGTGGGTCCTCGAGTCGCTGACCGGCGAGGACTGGGTCCGGGTGCACGCCGCGCGGGACCTCAGCGCGTGCCTGGCCGCGGTGGACGGCGGGGTGGCGGCTCGGCGGTGCGACGGGAGCCGGTCGCAGCAGTGGGAGCTGGGGTAG
- a CDS encoding malonic semialdehyde reductase, producing the protein MTATLDALALPRDAQDLLFREARTANAFTDEPVTDEQLRAVYDLVKWGPTAMNSQPLRVLFVRGEDAKARLAPHMAEGNRAKTVAAPVTAILAADTDFHEHLATTFPHFPGARAVFADDAARTEAAKTSALLQVGYFIVGVRAAGLAAGPMSGFDAEGVRGEFFAGTEQLPLVIVNIGHPDHTGTHPRNPRLDFADAVRIV; encoded by the coding sequence ATGACCGCGACCCTCGACGCGCTGGCACTGCCGCGCGACGCACAGGACCTGCTGTTCCGCGAGGCGCGCACGGCGAACGCGTTCACCGACGAGCCGGTGACCGACGAGCAGCTCCGCGCCGTCTACGACCTCGTGAAGTGGGGTCCGACGGCCATGAACAGCCAGCCGCTGCGCGTGCTGTTCGTCCGCGGCGAGGACGCCAAGGCGCGCCTCGCGCCGCACATGGCCGAGGGCAACCGGGCCAAGACCGTCGCCGCGCCGGTGACCGCGATCCTGGCCGCCGACACCGACTTCCACGAGCACCTGGCCACCACGTTCCCGCACTTCCCGGGCGCGAGGGCGGTGTTCGCGGACGACGCGGCGCGCACCGAGGCGGCCAAGACCAGCGCGCTGCTCCAGGTCGGCTACTTCATCGTCGGCGTCCGCGCGGCCGGGCTGGCCGCGGGACCGATGAGCGGCTTCGACGCGGAGGGCGTGCGCGGCGAGTTCTTCGCCGGCACCGAGCAGCTGCCCCTGGTGATCGTCAACATCGGACACCCGGACCACACCGGCACCCACCCGCGCAACCCGCGCCTGGACTTCGCCGACGCCGTCCGCATCGTCTGA
- the speD gene encoding adenosylmethionine decarboxylase, with translation MSELPCESEPVGLFAGQHVLAELEGVSPELLDDERFLRHALGEALTQADATVLEVVSKQFEPQGVTVLALLSESHASIHTYPEVGAVFVDVFTCGTRAKPALAVQLLAEALGAASARTDMISRGHRVPALVGEEKAS, from the coding sequence ATGTCCGAACTCCCGTGCGAATCCGAGCCGGTTGGCTTGTTCGCAGGACAGCACGTGCTCGCCGAGCTTGAAGGCGTGAGCCCCGAACTGCTCGACGACGAGCGGTTCCTGCGCCACGCGCTCGGTGAGGCGCTCACCCAGGCTGACGCCACGGTGTTGGAGGTGGTCTCCAAGCAGTTCGAGCCGCAAGGGGTCACCGTGCTGGCCCTGTTGTCGGAGTCGCACGCGTCCATCCACACGTACCCCGAGGTCGGGGCCGTGTTCGTGGACGTGTTCACCTGCGGCACGCGCGCCAAGCCCGCGCTCGCGGTGCAGTTGCTGGCCGAAGCGCTGGGAGCTGCGTCGGCACGGACGGACATGATCAGCCGGGGCCACCGCGTCCCCGCGCTCGTCGGTGAGGAGAAGGCGTCTTGA
- a CDS encoding spermidine synthase, which produces MIREPLAAGMTRHWDVDEVVVDTRTEFQHLVIARTSQGLSLFCDDDRQSTEFSQLTYHEALMVPALLLADRVDRVLVIGSSEGVVCQMAVAAGASVVDHIDIDAQAVRLCAEHLPYGYTLDELALAEKGEGPIHVRYIDGYEHIRTTSERYDIVLVDLPDEREEEAQHNRLYGAEFLAMCKALLTPGGVVVSQAGCQTMWRNTTLIRMWERFNEVFDTVAYYGSDEHEWAYLFGRADEVADPTALMVERLPGCGYQPETIDDLALVGNSIPPYRVRHSPA; this is translated from the coding sequence TTGATCCGCGAACCGCTCGCGGCCGGCATGACCAGGCACTGGGACGTCGACGAGGTCGTGGTCGACACCCGGACCGAGTTCCAGCACCTGGTGATCGCCCGCACGTCCCAGGGGTTGTCGCTGTTCTGCGACGACGACCGGCAGAGCACCGAGTTCAGCCAGCTCACCTACCACGAGGCGCTGATGGTCCCGGCGCTGCTGCTCGCCGACCGCGTGGACCGGGTGCTGGTCATCGGGTCGTCGGAGGGCGTGGTGTGCCAGATGGCGGTGGCCGCCGGCGCCTCGGTGGTCGACCACATCGACATCGACGCGCAGGCCGTACGGCTGTGCGCCGAGCACCTCCCCTACGGCTACACGCTGGACGAGCTGGCGCTGGCGGAGAAGGGCGAAGGCCCGATCCACGTCCGGTACATCGACGGCTACGAGCACATCCGGACCACGTCGGAGCGCTACGACATCGTCCTGGTGGACCTGCCGGACGAGCGCGAGGAGGAGGCGCAGCACAACCGCTTGTACGGCGCCGAGTTCCTGGCGATGTGCAAGGCGCTGCTCACACCCGGCGGCGTGGTCGTGTCGCAGGCGGGCTGCCAGACGATGTGGCGCAACACCACGCTGATCCGCATGTGGGAGCGGTTCAACGAGGTGTTCGACACGGTCGCGTACTACGGCTCGGACGAGCACGAGTGGGCGTACCTGTTCGGGCGCGCCGACGAGGTGGCCGACCCGACCGCGCTGATGGTCGAGCGGCTGCCCGGGTGCGGCTACCAGCCGGAGACGATCGACGACCTGGCGCTGGTGGGCAACTCGATCCCGCCGTACCGGGTCCGCCACTCGCCGGCCTGA
- a CDS encoding RNA polymerase sigma factor, which yields MDALLLRSLTPGVLGVLVRRGADFAAAEDAVQDALVEAVRVWPDDPPRDPKGWLVTVAWRRFLDASRADAARRRREDVLDEEPAPGPVPAVDDTLQLYFLCAHPSLTPSSAVALTLRAVGGLTTRQIARAYLVPEATMAQRISRAKRTVAGVRFDQPGDIATVLRVLYLVFNEGYSGDVDLAVEAIRLTRQLAAAIDHPEVAGLLALMLLHHARRAARTAPDGSLVPLAEQDRGRWDTGAIAEGVAILQAALSRDRLGEFQAQAAIAALHADARTAEETDWVQIVEWYDELAGLTDSPVVRLNRAVAVGEADGPRAGLAALAALDDSLPRYTAVAAYLRERDGDLDTAARLYAEAARRATNLAEVAHLTRQAARLNGRRSR from the coding sequence ATGGACGCGCTCCTGCTCCGGAGCCTCACGCCGGGCGTGCTCGGTGTCCTCGTCCGCCGCGGAGCCGACTTCGCGGCGGCCGAGGACGCCGTGCAGGACGCGCTGGTGGAGGCGGTCCGCGTCTGGCCGGACGACCCGCCCCGGGACCCGAAGGGCTGGCTCGTCACGGTGGCGTGGCGCCGGTTCCTCGACGCGAGCCGCGCGGACGCCGCCCGGCGCCGGCGCGAGGACGTCCTCGACGAGGAACCGGCGCCGGGGCCGGTGCCCGCGGTGGACGACACGCTCCAGCTCTACTTCCTGTGCGCCCACCCGTCCCTGACGCCGTCGTCGGCGGTCGCGCTCACGCTGCGCGCCGTCGGCGGGCTGACCACCCGCCAGATCGCCCGGGCGTACCTGGTGCCGGAGGCGACCATGGCGCAGCGGATCAGCCGGGCCAAGCGCACGGTCGCGGGCGTGCGGTTCGACCAGCCCGGCGACATCGCCACCGTGCTGCGGGTCCTGTACCTGGTCTTCAACGAGGGCTACTCGGGCGACGTCGACCTGGCCGTCGAGGCCATCCGGCTCACCCGGCAGCTCGCGGCGGCGATCGACCACCCGGAGGTGGCGGGGTTGCTCGCCCTCATGCTGCTGCACCACGCCCGGCGCGCGGCCCGGACCGCACCGGACGGCAGCCTGGTGCCGCTCGCCGAGCAGGACCGCGGCCGGTGGGACACCGGGGCGATCGCCGAGGGCGTCGCGATCCTCCAGGCGGCGCTGTCCCGGGACCGGCTGGGCGAGTTCCAGGCGCAGGCCGCCATCGCGGCGCTGCACGCCGACGCGCGGACCGCCGAGGAGACCGACTGGGTGCAGATCGTCGAGTGGTACGACGAGCTGGCCGGCCTGACCGACAGCCCCGTCGTCCGGCTGAACCGCGCGGTCGCCGTGGGCGAGGCCGACGGGCCGCGCGCCGGGTTGGCGGCGCTCGCGGCCCTGGACGACTCGCTGCCCAGGTACACCGCGGTGGCGGCGTACCTGCGCGAACGCGACGGCGACCTCGACACGGCGGCCCGGCTGTACGCCGAGGCGGCCCGCCGGGCGACCAACCTCGCCGAAGTCGCCCACCTGACCCGTCAGGCGGCCCGGCTCAACGGCCGCCGGTCCCGCTGA
- a CDS encoding YciI family protein, which yields MAKYLLLKHYRGAPSAVNDVPMDQWTPQEITDHVRYMSDFAARLEETGEYVDGQALAPEGTFVRYDGEGRPPVTDGPFAETKDLIAGWMVIDVDSYERAVELAGELSAAPGAGGKPIHEWLELRPFLSAHQATAE from the coding sequence ATGGCCAAGTACCTGCTGCTCAAGCACTACCGCGGCGCCCCGTCGGCGGTCAACGACGTCCCCATGGACCAGTGGACCCCGCAGGAGATCACCGACCACGTGCGGTACATGAGCGACTTCGCGGCCAGGCTGGAGGAGACCGGCGAGTACGTCGACGGCCAGGCGCTCGCGCCCGAGGGGACGTTCGTCCGGTACGACGGCGAGGGCCGCCCGCCGGTCACCGACGGTCCGTTCGCCGAGACCAAGGACCTCATCGCCGGGTGGATGGTGATCGACGTTGACAGCTACGAGCGGGCCGTCGAGCTGGCCGGCGAGCTGTCGGCCGCGCCCGGCGCCGGCGGCAAGCCGATCCACGAGTGGCTCGAGCTGCGCCCGTTCCTGTCCGCGCACCAGGCCACCGCGGAGTGA
- a CDS encoding metallophosphoesterase translates to MFFFVLFAVVMGAAHYYIWKRAVRATTRPGRGRRIGTWVVLFLYLLVMSALAVSRLGESGFVAAVAWPGFIWLAGAFYFSLVLGVLEIPRLVLNRAAREHEAPVAVGAPTAEVEQPGAALEGQPADPGRRLFIARSLAVAGGVATAGVVGFGTTQALGDPVVKRVPVTLGKLDPRLSGYRIAVVSDIHLGPLLGRGHTERIVRMINEQRVDLVAIVGDLVDGTVAALGEAAAPLGDLVSTHGSFFVTGNHEYYSGVEPWVAELERLGVNPLRNERLRIERAGASFDLAGVNDVTGETFEDGPDYARALDGRDTSTPVVLMAHQPVAVRESAKHGVDLQLSGHTHGGQMWPFHLAVGLQQPVRSGLETVDGTQVYTSNGAGFWGPPVRVGAAPDISVVELRHKFAG, encoded by the coding sequence TTGTTCTTCTTCGTGCTGTTCGCGGTCGTGATGGGCGCGGCCCACTACTACATCTGGAAGCGCGCCGTGCGGGCCACGACGCGGCCCGGGCGTGGCCGCCGGATCGGCACCTGGGTCGTGCTGTTCCTCTACCTGCTGGTGATGTCGGCGTTGGCGGTGAGCAGGCTCGGCGAGTCGGGGTTCGTCGCCGCCGTGGCGTGGCCGGGGTTCATCTGGCTGGCGGGCGCGTTCTACTTCTCGTTGGTCCTGGGTGTGCTGGAGATCCCCCGGCTGGTGCTGAACCGCGCGGCGCGCGAGCACGAGGCGCCGGTGGCGGTCGGCGCGCCCACGGCCGAGGTGGAGCAGCCCGGGGCGGCGCTCGAAGGGCAGCCGGCGGACCCGGGCCGGCGGTTGTTCATCGCCCGGTCGCTGGCCGTCGCGGGCGGCGTGGCCACGGCGGGCGTCGTCGGCTTCGGCACCACGCAGGCGCTGGGCGACCCGGTGGTCAAGCGGGTGCCGGTGACGCTGGGGAAGCTCGACCCGCGGCTGTCCGGCTACCGGATCGCGGTGGTGAGCGACATCCACCTCGGGCCGCTGCTCGGCCGCGGGCACACCGAGCGGATCGTGCGGATGATCAACGAGCAGCGGGTGGACCTGGTCGCCATCGTGGGCGACCTGGTCGACGGCACGGTGGCCGCGCTGGGTGAGGCGGCGGCTCCGCTGGGCGACCTCGTGAGCACGCACGGCAGCTTCTTCGTCACCGGCAACCACGAGTACTACTCGGGGGTGGAGCCGTGGGTGGCGGAGCTGGAGCGGCTCGGGGTGAACCCGCTGCGCAACGAGCGGCTGCGGATCGAGCGGGCCGGCGCGTCGTTCGACCTGGCGGGGGTCAACGACGTCACCGGCGAGACGTTCGAGGACGGCCCCGACTACGCCCGCGCCCTGGACGGCCGCGACACGTCCACGCCGGTCGTGCTGATGGCGCACCAGCCGGTGGCGGTCCGCGAGTCCGCCAAGCACGGCGTGGACCTGCAGTTGTCCGGTCACACGCACGGCGGGCAGATGTGGCCGTTCCACCTCGCGGTGGGCTTGCAGCAGCCGGTGCGCAGCGGTCTGGAGACCGTCGACGGCACCCAGGTCTACACCAGCAACGGGGCCGGGTTCTGGGGTCCGCCGGTGCGCGTCGGCGCGGCGCCGGACATCTCCGTCGTGGAGTTGCGTCACAAGTTCGCCGGCTGA
- the glyA gene encoding serine hydroxymethyltransferase, which produces MSEHFNTSLAEFDPEVADAVAAELHRQQSTLEMIASENFTPVSVLQAQGSVLTNKYAEGYPGRRYYGGCENVDVIERLAIERVKALFGAGFANVQPHSGAQANACAMFALLQPGDTILGLDLAHGGHLTHGMRINFSGKLYHVVPYHVSDSDGRVDMAEVERLATEHKPKLIVAGWSAYPRQLDFAEFRRIADSVGAYLMVDMAHFAGLVAAGLHPSPVPHAHVVTTTTHKTLGGPRGGVILTNEADLAKKINSAVFPGQQGGPLEHVIAGKAVAFKHAASPEFADRQRRTVEGAKILAERLSQPDAAAAGVKVLTGGTDVHLVLVDLVGSELDGKQAEDRLHEVGITVNRNAVPNDPRPPMVTSGLRIGTPALATRGFGAADFAEVSDVIAAALGSSPDLAELRSRVEVLAAKHPLYPTL; this is translated from the coding sequence ATGTCCGAGCACTTCAACACCTCCCTCGCGGAGTTCGACCCGGAGGTCGCGGACGCCGTCGCCGCCGAGCTGCACCGGCAGCAGAGCACGCTGGAGATGATCGCCTCGGAGAACTTCACGCCGGTGTCGGTGCTCCAGGCGCAGGGGTCGGTGCTGACGAACAAGTACGCCGAGGGCTACCCGGGCCGTCGCTACTACGGCGGCTGCGAGAACGTCGACGTGATCGAGCGGCTGGCGATCGAGCGGGTCAAGGCGCTGTTCGGCGCGGGCTTCGCGAACGTGCAGCCGCACTCGGGCGCGCAGGCCAACGCGTGCGCGATGTTCGCCCTGCTCCAGCCGGGGGACACGATCCTGGGCCTCGACCTCGCGCACGGCGGCCACCTCACCCACGGCATGCGGATCAACTTCTCCGGCAAGCTCTACCACGTGGTGCCCTACCACGTGTCGGACTCCGACGGCCGGGTCGACATGGCCGAGGTGGAGCGGCTGGCGACCGAGCACAAGCCGAAGCTGATCGTGGCCGGCTGGTCGGCGTACCCGCGCCAGTTGGACTTCGCCGAGTTCCGCCGGATCGCCGACTCGGTGGGCGCGTACCTGATGGTCGACATGGCGCACTTCGCCGGCCTGGTGGCGGCGGGCCTGCACCCGAGCCCCGTGCCGCACGCGCACGTGGTGACCACGACCACGCACAAGACCCTCGGCGGCCCGCGTGGCGGCGTGATCCTGACCAACGAGGCCGACCTGGCGAAGAAGATCAACTCGGCGGTGTTCCCCGGCCAGCAGGGCGGTCCGCTGGAGCACGTGATCGCGGGCAAGGCGGTGGCGTTCAAGCACGCCGCGTCGCCCGAGTTCGCCGACCGCCAGCGGCGCACGGTCGAGGGCGCGAAGATCCTCGCCGAGCGGCTGTCCCAGCCCGACGCGGCGGCGGCGGGTGTGAAGGTGCTCACCGGCGGCACGGACGTGCACCTCGTGCTGGTGGACCTGGTGGGGTCCGAACTGGACGGCAAGCAGGCCGAGGACCGGCTGCACGAGGTGGGCATCACGGTCAACCGCAACGCGGTGCCCAACGACCCGCGCCCGCCGATGGTGACCTCCGGCCTGCGCATCGGCACGCCGGCGCTGGCCACGCGCGGGTTCGGCGCGGCCGACTTCGCCGAGGTGTCGGACGTGATCGCGGCGGCGCTGGGGTCCTCGCCGGACCTGGCGGAGCTGCGGTCGCGGGTCGAGGTGCTGGCCGCGAAGCACCCGCTGTACCCGACCCTGTGA
- a CDS encoding type III PLP-dependent enzyme, protein MARIRRFLDHDRPETPCLVIDLPTVRDRFAAIRAALPRVGIFYAVKANPTPDVVGLLAAEGSSFDVASPAEIDLCLARGAAPEAVSYSNPIKKARDIAYAHGRGVRLFVSDSEQDVRALAEHAPGASVLLRILVDSNGSTYPFGKKFGCSPEMATDLLRLAAELGLVPLGVAFHAGSQQLDPNGWDGAIADAAVIIGKLRAEGLSPTTVNLGGGLPAGYLAQPPPLAEYAAAITASIARHFGDFTPEVMIEPGRAIVAESGVIRSEVVLVSRKSYSDERRWVFLDIGRYGGLAETEGEAIAYPMATSRDGVPQVDVPVGPVVLAGPTCDADDVLYQNTCYELPLELRAGDHVDLLGAGAYTASYSSVAFNGFPPLATHCVR, encoded by the coding sequence ATGGCTCGTATTCGTCGTTTCCTGGACCACGACCGGCCCGAGACTCCCTGCCTGGTCATCGACCTGCCGACGGTGCGGGACCGGTTCGCCGCGATCCGCGCCGCGCTGCCGCGGGTGGGGATCTTCTACGCGGTCAAGGCGAACCCGACACCCGACGTGGTCGGGCTGCTGGCCGCCGAGGGTTCGAGCTTCGACGTCGCGAGCCCCGCCGAGATCGACCTGTGCCTGGCCCGCGGCGCGGCGCCGGAGGCCGTCTCCTACAGCAACCCGATCAAGAAGGCGCGGGACATCGCGTACGCCCACGGGCGCGGTGTGCGACTCTTCGTGTCCGACAGCGAACAGGACGTGCGCGCCCTGGCCGAGCACGCGCCCGGCGCGTCCGTGCTGCTGCGGATCCTGGTCGACAGCAACGGTTCCACCTACCCGTTCGGCAAGAAGTTCGGCTGTTCGCCCGAGATGGCGACGGATCTGCTGCGGTTGGCCGCCGAACTCGGACTCGTTCCGCTCGGGGTGGCCTTCCACGCCGGGTCGCAGCAGCTCGACCCGAACGGCTGGGACGGCGCGATCGCCGACGCGGCCGTGATCATCGGGAAGCTGCGCGCCGAGGGGCTGTCGCCGACCACGGTCAACCTGGGCGGTGGCCTGCCCGCGGGCTACCTGGCGCAGCCGCCGCCGCTGGCCGAGTACGCCGCGGCCATCACCGCGTCGATCGCCCGCCACTTCGGCGACTTCACGCCCGAGGTGATGATCGAGCCTGGACGCGCTATCGTGGCGGAGTCCGGGGTGATCCGCTCAGAAGTGGTGCTGGTGTCCCGGAAGTCCTATTCGGACGAACGGCGCTGGGTGTTCCTCGACATCGGCCGCTACGGCGGCCTCGCGGAGACCGAGGGCGAGGCCATCGCGTACCCGATGGCGACCAGCCGCGACGGCGTGCCGCAGGTCGACGTGCCGGTCGGCCCGGTCGTGCTGGCCGGGCCCACGTGCGACGCGGACGACGTGCTGTACCAGAACACGTGCTACGAGCTGCCGCTGGAACTGCGCGCGGGCGACCACGTCGACCTGCTCGGCGCGGGCGCCTACACGGCCAGCTACTCGTCGGTGGCGTTCAACGGCTTCCCGCCGCTGGCCACCCACTGCGTGCGATGA
- a CDS encoding S9 family peptidase yields the protein MGNEISFPRQHARTQRFTLGAPRTFTAAPDGAKVYFLRTATATSRANGLWAFDTATRSETLLADPGVLLTDPEDLSPEERARRERTRESAAGIVGYATDGEARQAVFALSGRLFVIELATAAVRELPVAGAAIDPRLDPTGRKVGYVAAGALHVVDLETGADRVVASPDGPDVTWGLAEFIAAEEMGRYRGYWFSPDGERVLAARADNAPVPRWHIADPANPGTPAAEIAYPAAGEANAVVELAVFGAGRTDVTWDREAFPYVNAVSWTSHGKPLVQVQSRDQRRVQVLAVDVETGATEVVADDTDPHWLEIVPGAPRWTPDGELLRVLPIGDANRLVVGDRPRTPDGFQVRAVLDVAADGVLVTASTDDPTQTHVFLVGDGEVTRLSTEDGVHGATRAGGVLVLSRSSMDHFGSKVTVSTGGEIGTFAETPVLTPDVRLLTVGERDLRAALLFPRGHVPGTKLPVLLDPYGGPHAQRVVSARNAYLASQWLADQGFAVLVVDGRGTPGRGPAWEREIAFDFAGATLEDQVDALHAVAAAEADLDLTRVGIRGWSYGGYLAALAVLRRPDVFHAGIAGAPVTDWRLYDTHYTERYLGDPAQRPEVYDANSLIADAPKLERPLMIVHGLADDNVVAAHTLRLSSALLAAGRPHTVLPLSGVTHMTPQEQVAENLLLLQVDFLHRALS from the coding sequence GTGGGCAACGAGATCTCCTTCCCGCGCCAGCACGCGCGCACCCAGCGGTTCACCCTCGGCGCACCCCGGACGTTCACCGCCGCGCCGGACGGCGCGAAGGTGTACTTCCTCCGCACCGCCACGGCCACGAGCCGGGCGAACGGCCTGTGGGCGTTCGACACCGCGACCCGGTCCGAGACGCTGCTGGCCGACCCCGGCGTCCTGCTGACCGACCCCGAGGACCTGTCCCCGGAGGAACGGGCCCGCCGCGAGCGCACCCGCGAGTCGGCGGCCGGCATCGTCGGCTACGCCACCGACGGCGAGGCGCGCCAAGCCGTGTTCGCGTTGTCCGGCAGGCTGTTCGTGATCGAGCTCGCCACCGCCGCCGTCCGCGAGCTGCCGGTGGCCGGCGCGGCGATCGACCCGCGCCTGGACCCGACCGGCCGCAAGGTCGGCTACGTGGCCGCCGGCGCGCTGCACGTGGTGGATCTGGAGACCGGCGCCGACCGCGTGGTCGCGTCGCCGGACGGTCCGGACGTCACGTGGGGCCTGGCGGAGTTCATCGCGGCCGAGGAGATGGGCCGCTACCGGGGCTACTGGTTCTCCCCGGACGGCGAGCGCGTGCTGGCGGCCAGGGCGGACAACGCGCCCGTGCCGCGCTGGCACATCGCCGACCCGGCCAACCCGGGCACGCCCGCCGCCGAGATCGCCTACCCGGCCGCCGGCGAGGCCAACGCCGTGGTGGAGCTGGCGGTCTTCGGGGCGGGCCGCACCGACGTGACGTGGGACCGCGAGGCGTTCCCGTACGTCAACGCGGTGTCGTGGACCTCGCACGGCAAGCCGCTGGTGCAGGTCCAGTCACGCGACCAGCGCCGCGTCCAGGTGCTGGCGGTCGACGTGGAGACCGGCGCCACCGAGGTGGTCGCCGACGACACCGACCCGCACTGGCTGGAGATCGTGCCGGGCGCGCCGCGCTGGACGCCGGACGGCGAACTGCTGCGCGTGCTGCCGATCGGCGACGCGAACCGGCTCGTCGTGGGCGACCGGCCGCGGACGCCGGACGGCTTCCAGGTCCGCGCGGTGCTCGACGTGGCCGCGGACGGCGTGCTCGTCACCGCCTCCACCGACGACCCGACGCAGACGCACGTCTTCCTCGTCGGCGACGGCGAGGTCACCCGACTGTCCACTGAGGACGGTGTGCACGGCGCGACGCGCGCGGGCGGCGTGCTGGTGCTGTCCCGCTCGTCGATGGACCACTTCGGGTCGAAGGTCACCGTGTCGACCGGCGGCGAGATCGGCACGTTCGCCGAAACCCCCGTGCTGACGCCGGACGTGCGGCTGCTGACCGTCGGCGAGCGGGACCTGCGGGCGGCGCTGCTGTTCCCGCGCGGCCACGTGCCGGGCACGAAGCTGCCGGTGCTGCTCGACCCGTACGGCGGTCCGCACGCGCAGCGCGTCGTGTCGGCGCGCAACGCCTACCTGGCCTCGCAGTGGCTGGCGGACCAGGGTTTCGCGGTCCTCGTCGTCGACGGCCGCGGCACGCCCGGTCGCGGTCCGGCGTGGGAGCGGGAGATCGCGTTCGACTTCGCCGGCGCCACCCTGGAGGACCAGGTGGACGCGCTGCACGCGGTCGCGGCCGCCGAGGCCGACCTCGACCTGACCAGGGTCGGCATCCGGGGCTGGTCCTACGGCGGCTACCTGGCGGCGCTGGCCGTGCTGCGCCGCCCGGACGTGTTCCACGCGGGCATCGCGGGCGCGCCGGTCACCGACTGGCGGCTCTACGACACCCACTACACCGAGCGCTACCTCGGCGACCCGGCGCAGCGGCCCGAGGTGTACGACGCCAACTCGCTCATCGCCGACGCGCCGAAGCTGGAGCGCCCGCTGATGATCGTGCACGGCCTGGCGGACGACAACGTGGTGGCCGCGCACACCCTGCGCCTGTCCTCGGCGCTGCTGGCCGCGGGCCGCCCGCACACCGTGCTGCCGCTGTCCGGCGTGACCCACATGACCCCGCAGGAACAGGTGGCCGAGAACCTGCTGCTGCTCCAGGTCGACTTCCTCCACCGCGCCCTGTCCTGA